The Ignavibacteriota bacterium region TGCCTAAGCCGCCTTTTAGATTTTCGGCTTTATTGGCGGGGAATGGCTTTGTTATATCTAAAATTCGCCATAAAATGAACGAAAGGATCAACATTAAATAATTTTTCGGAATAAATAATAAAGAAATCCAAGTTCCTATAAATTCATCTAAAGTAAAACAGCCAGGGTCCTTACCATATATTTTTTCAAAATAATTTCCAATCGGAATTCCGGCAATTATTGAAATTACGATAAATAACAGCTGAAAATAAAGATTTTCAAAACCCGGAATTAAATAAATAAAAAGAGCAATTAAACTTGCAAAAGTTCCCGGTGCTTTAGGAAAATATCCGGTAAAAAAACCGGAACCAACAAATTTTCTTATATCGATCATTTCCTTAAAATTATTCTGCTAATCAAAATTCTATTTTGATAAATGTAAATAACTCCGGTAAGAAAAGTATAAACAGTAATTGATAGCATTACGTAATAAATCAATGTAGGATTTGTAAGATACTCAATTATTTGGGGAAAATTTACCTTCAAATAGTAATTTTCTTTTAATGTAAACACAATTAGTAAATAGAAAATAAATATCATTTGAATAAAAGTTTTAATTTTGGCCAAATTATTTGTGGTAAAAGTTTTCTTTTTCCACTCTGCGAACAAACGCAGACTTGTTACAAATAAATCTCTAATGACAACCACCAAAACCATCCACAAAGGTAAAACTCCAATTGCCACAAAGGCAAAAAAAGCGGCGGAAGTTAAAATTTTATCCGCAAGCGGATCCATGAATTTTCCCCAAGTGGTAATATAATTGAACTTTCTCGCAAGCCAACCATCATACCAATCGGTTATTGCGGCAGCAACATAAACTGCCAAAGAAACTTGTTTTAAAACCGGTTCATTTGACAAAAACAATATAAGAAATACCGGAGTTAAAATTATTCGTAATGTCGTTAATTGATTAGGCAGTACCATACTTTTAAGTTAAACTAAATTGAGCGTATAAATTGTATAAGTATTCAAAATCATATAATCCGGTATTGTGACCATCAGCCCACTCAATTCCAATTGCATAAGTTCCAACTACGTTTATTTTTGTAATTTTTAATTGTTCCAAAGTATAAAGCGGAATGTATGTTTTGCTCCATTCATTCTTTTCAGCTCCGCAAATTGCACATGGACACCCATTACGTAGATTACTTAATTTAATACTTTTATTTTCATCAGTATCCCATAAAATATCCAAGTAATGACTTTCCCTTACTTTTATTTTAACCGGTTTCATTATGAATTTCTTTCTCCGGTTAGCAATTCA contains the following coding sequences:
- a CDS encoding phosphatidylglycerophosphatase A, with product MIDIRKFVGSGFFTGYFPKAPGTFASLIALFIYLIPGFENLYFQLLFIVISIIAGIPIGNYFEKIYGKDPGCFTLDEFIGTWISLLFIPKNYLMLILSFILWRILDITKPFPANKAENLKGGLGIIMDDVISGMYSLIIMHIFMNIFFE
- the pgsA gene encoding CDP-diacylglycerol--glycerol-3-phosphate 3-phosphatidyltransferase, which codes for MVLPNQLTTLRIILTPVFLILFLSNEPVLKQVSLAVYVAAAITDWYDGWLARKFNYITTWGKFMDPLADKILTSAAFFAFVAIGVLPLWMVLVVVIRDLFVTSLRLFAEWKKKTFTTNNLAKIKTFIQMIFIFYLLIVFTLKENYYLKVNFPQIIEYLTNPTLIYYVMLSITVYTFLTGVIYIYQNRILISRIILRK
- a CDS encoding DUF971 domain-containing protein, with translation MKPVKIKVRESHYLDILWDTDENKSIKLSNLRNGCPCAICGAEKNEWSKTYIPLYTLEQLKITKINVVGTYAIGIEWADGHNTGLYDFEYLYNLYAQFSLT